In Marinobacterium sp. LSUCC0821, the DNA window CACCGGCAGGTGTTATCCAAACCACCTTGCCAGTCACTGGAATTTTATCAGGCTCACCCATGAGTGAGAGTACGAGAAAGACCTCCTCACCCAACTCATAGTGATCTGCAGTTGGGACGAAGAGACCGCCCTGCGCAATGAAAGGCATGTAGGAGCGATAGAGATCCTCCTTGGTATGGATAACCAAACCAAGAACACCATGATTTTCAGTCGCTGAGTCACTCATCTACTTACTCGCCTCTTTACTCTTCGATCCTAGCTTTTAGCTCTTAGCTCTTAGCT includes these proteins:
- a CDS encoding PilZ domain-containing protein; the encoded protein is MSDSATENHGVLGLVIHTKEDLYRSYMPFIAQGGLFVPTADHYELGEEVFLVLSLMGEPDKIPVTGKVVWITPAGAQGGKVTGIGVQLAADETELLKKIETYLAGSQESGRRTYTL